A stretch of the Mycoplasmoides genitalium G37 genome encodes the following:
- a CDS encoding alpha/beta fold hydrolase, whose amino-acid sequence MRLEIENGLEFVNDPVVNELGKICFFHPFTGNLTNKLSFRSHFNRYSFYAINYPGHGNSVINNPKQLEFSYWLEITKQFFDKHNLKDVILFGHSIGGGLAVALTNYLSSDQYKAVLLEAPLNPAIVETPLNIVQNLIPDPDSDFAVIQKCLVYNIEKKLGANFKEYCEREKQKSIHQNQRLKVMLEPSTLKQNIVLINAAFLKLNCPALWIHGKQDGIIKYLPSKAYYESLNNKQIQFKAIEAAAHTPYFEQPQKFLSLVNDFFQLIS is encoded by the coding sequence ATGCGACTTGAAATAGAAAACGGGCTTGAATTTGTCAATGATCCTGTGGTAAATGAACTTGGCAAGATCTGTTTTTTTCATCCTTTTACAGGTAATTTAACAAACAAACTTAGTTTCAGAAGTCATTTCAATAGATACAGTTTTTATGCCATTAACTACCCAGGGCATGGTAATAGTGTTATTAACAATCCAAAGCAACTTGAATTTAGTTACTGATTGGAAATTACAAAACAGTTTTTTGATAAACATAACTTAAAGGATGTAATCTTATTTGGTCATTCTATTGGCGGTGGTTTAGCAGTTGCTTTAACTAACTATTTAAGCAGTGATCAATATAAAGCAGTCTTGTTAGAAGCACCATTAAATCCTGCTATTGTTGAAACTCCTTTAAATATTGTTCAAAATCTCATTCCTGATCCTGATAGTGATTTTGCTGTTATTCAAAAGTGTCTTGTTTACAATATTGAGAAAAAACTTGGGGCAAACTTTAAAGAATATTGTGAAAGAGAAAAGCAAAAATCAATTCACCAAAACCAACGCCTTAAAGTGATGTTAGAACCTTCTACACTCAAACAAAACATAGTTTTAATCAATGCAGCTTTTTTAAAGTTAAATTGTCCTGCTTTGTGAATCCATGGTAAGCAGGATGGAATTATTAAGTACCTTCCATCCAAGGCTTATTATGAATCATTAAACAATAAGCAAATTCAATTTAAAGCCATAGAAGCAGCGGCTCATACCCCTTACTTTGAACAACCACAAAAGTTTTTAAGTTTAGTTAATGATTTCTTTCAATTAATAAGTTAA